A single window of Methylobacterium nodulans ORS 2060 DNA harbors:
- the ispG gene encoding flavodoxin-dependent (E)-4-hydroxy-3-methylbut-2-enyl-diphosphate synthase, translating to MQAMEAPAAPEIAGPAPRHGTVGVRIGEGEGAVTIGGGAPIVVQSMTNTDTADVDATVAQVAALARAGSEIVRITVDRDEAAASVPKIRERLDRVGVHVPLVGDFHYIGHKLLSDHPACAEALAKYRINPGNVGFKEKKDLQFSTIVEMAARHGKAVRIGANWGSLDEALLTRLMDENARSERPRDARAVMREAMVQSALLSADRAVEIGLPKDRIVLSAKVSAVQDLIAVYREVARRSDYAIHLGLTEAGMGTKGVVAASAAMGVLLQEGIGDTIRYSLTPEPGGDRTVEVKAAQELLQTMGFRTFVPLVAACPGCGRTTSTVFQELARDIQNWIATSMPEWRKTYPGVETLNVAVMGCIVNGPGESKHADIGISLPGTGESPSAPVFIDGKKALTLRGATLAKDFEAIVIDYIERRFGQGRRNAAE from the coding sequence ATGCAAGCCATGGAAGCTCCCGCGGCGCCCGAGATCGCCGGCCCCGCGCCCCGGCACGGCACCGTCGGTGTGCGGATCGGCGAGGGCGAGGGCGCCGTCACCATCGGCGGCGGCGCGCCGATCGTCGTCCAGTCGATGACGAACACCGACACGGCGGATGTCGATGCCACGGTGGCGCAGGTCGCCGCCCTCGCCCGTGCCGGCTCCGAGATCGTCCGCATCACGGTCGACCGGGACGAGGCCGCGGCTTCCGTGCCGAAGATCCGCGAGCGCCTGGACCGCGTCGGCGTCCACGTGCCGCTCGTCGGCGACTTCCACTATATCGGCCACAAGCTCCTGTCCGACCATCCGGCCTGCGCCGAAGCCCTGGCGAAGTACCGCATCAATCCGGGCAATGTCGGCTTCAAGGAGAAGAAGGATCTCCAGTTCTCCACCATCGTCGAGATGGCGGCTCGCCACGGCAAGGCGGTGCGCATCGGCGCCAACTGGGGCTCCCTCGACGAGGCCCTGCTCACCCGCCTGATGGACGAGAACGCCCGCAGCGAGCGCCCGCGCGACGCCCGCGCGGTCATGCGCGAGGCGATGGTGCAGTCCGCCCTCCTCTCCGCCGACCGGGCGGTCGAGATCGGCCTGCCCAAGGACCGCATCGTGCTCTCCGCCAAAGTCTCGGCGGTGCAGGACCTGATCGCCGTCTACCGCGAGGTGGCGCGCCGCTCGGACTACGCCATCCATCTCGGCCTCACCGAGGCCGGCATGGGCACCAAGGGCGTCGTGGCGGCCTCCGCCGCGATGGGCGTCCTCCTGCAGGAGGGGATCGGCGACACGATTCGCTACTCGCTGACACCGGAGCCCGGCGGCGACCGCACCGTGGAGGTGAAGGCCGCCCAGGAGCTGCTCCAGACGATGGGCTTCCGCACCTTCGTGCCCCTCGTCGCGGCCTGCCCCGGCTGCGGCCGCACCACCTCGACGGTGTTCCAGGAACTCGCCCGCGACATCCAGAACTGGATCGCCACCTCGATGCCGGAATGGCGCAAGACCTATCCGGGCGTCGAGACCCTCAACGTCGCGGTGATGGGCTGCATCGTGAACGGCCCGGGCGAATCGAAGCACGCCGATATCGGCATCTCGTTGCCCGGCACCGGGGAGAGCCCCTCCGCGCCAGTCTTCATCGATGGCAAGAAGGCGTTGACGTTGAGGGGGGCCACCCTCGCCAAGGATTTCGAGGCCATCGTCATCGACTACATCGAGCGCCGCTTCGGTCAGGGCCGGCGCAACGCGGCCGAGTAA
- a CDS encoding potassium transporter Kup, whose amino-acid sequence MTQSAAPASGTSAPPETLTPPSGGPPTPAGSVDEPEGHAGTHAKFWTLFVGSIGVVYGDIGTSPLYAFREALGPGRADGVLTEEEVLGTVSLLLWALILIVTIKYVLLLLHMDNKGEGGILSLMALARKALGGSRTVFMLGLFGAALFYGDAIITPAISVLSAVEGLKLVTPAFEHYVLPITIAIIVPLFLVQSRGTGRMASFFGPIMLAWFLAMAIAAVPHILRRPDVLLALNPWHAAQYLVSHGAGALIVLGAVFLAVTGAEALFADLGHFGRRPIQVAWTAVAGPALAVNYLGQAALVLTNPDASDPFFQLVPEWALLPMVILATAATVIASQAVITGAYSLSRQAVQLGLLPRLEIRHTSEAHSGQIFLPQINTMLLVGVVVLVFLFRSSSGLASAYGIAVTGTMLITASLAFLVLWRYWNWSPLAAGAVMVPFIAIELMFLVSNLLKVLEGGYVPLMLASVLILLMWTWVRGVTILFNKTRKTDVPLMELVGMLEKSPPHHVKGTAVFLTSDPETAPAALLHNLKHNKVLHEKNVVLTVKTIDLPRLNDADRIRIEPIGPHFWRVVMKFGYMESPNIPKGLALLRKQGFKFDIMATSFFLSRRSIRPAAQSGMPLWQDRIFIALARNANDATDFFQIPTGRVVEVGTQVTV is encoded by the coding sequence ATGACACAGTCAGCCGCACCCGCGAGCGGGACCAGCGCCCCGCCCGAAACCCTCACCCCGCCGAGCGGCGGCCCGCCGACCCCGGCCGGCAGCGTCGACGAGCCGGAGGGGCATGCAGGGACTCACGCGAAATTCTGGACGCTGTTCGTCGGCTCGATCGGCGTCGTCTACGGCGATATCGGCACGAGCCCGCTCTACGCGTTTCGCGAGGCCCTGGGCCCCGGACGCGCCGACGGCGTGCTGACTGAGGAGGAGGTGCTCGGCACCGTCTCGCTCCTCCTCTGGGCGCTGATCCTGATCGTGACGATCAAGTACGTCCTGCTGCTGCTGCACATGGACAACAAGGGCGAGGGCGGCATCCTCTCGCTCATGGCGCTTGCCCGCAAGGCGCTCGGCGGCTCCCGCACGGTGTTCATGCTCGGCCTCTTCGGGGCCGCGCTCTTCTACGGCGACGCCATCATCACGCCGGCGATCTCGGTGCTCTCGGCCGTGGAGGGGCTCAAGCTCGTCACGCCGGCCTTCGAGCACTACGTCCTGCCGATCACCATCGCGATCATCGTGCCGCTCTTCCTGGTGCAGAGCCGGGGCACGGGCCGGATGGCGAGCTTCTTCGGCCCGATCATGCTCGCGTGGTTCCTCGCCATGGCGATCGCGGCGGTGCCGCACATCCTGCGCCGGCCCGACGTGCTGCTCGCGCTCAATCCCTGGCATGCGGCCCAGTACCTCGTCAGCCACGGCGCAGGGGCGCTCATCGTGCTCGGCGCCGTGTTTCTGGCGGTGACGGGCGCCGAGGCCCTGTTCGCGGATCTCGGCCATTTCGGGCGCCGGCCGATCCAGGTGGCCTGGACCGCAGTCGCTGGCCCCGCCCTCGCCGTCAACTATCTGGGGCAGGCGGCTCTGGTCCTCACCAATCCGGACGCGTCGGATCCGTTCTTCCAGCTCGTGCCCGAATGGGCGCTGCTGCCGATGGTGATCCTGGCCACTGCCGCGACCGTGATCGCGAGCCAGGCGGTCATCACGGGCGCCTATTCGCTCTCGCGGCAGGCGGTGCAGCTCGGCCTCCTGCCGCGGCTAGAGATCCGCCACACCTCCGAGGCGCATTCCGGCCAGATCTTCCTGCCGCAGATCAACACGATGCTCCTCGTCGGCGTGGTCGTGCTGGTCTTCCTGTTCCGCTCCTCCAGCGGGCTCGCATCGGCCTACGGCATCGCCGTCACCGGCACGATGCTGATCACCGCGAGCCTCGCCTTCCTGGTGCTGTGGCGCTACTGGAACTGGTCGCCCCTCGCGGCCGGCGCCGTCATGGTGCCGTTCATCGCCATCGAGCTGATGTTCCTGGTCTCGAACCTGCTCAAGGTGCTCGAGGGCGGCTACGTCCCGCTGATGCTCGCGAGCGTGCTCATCCTCCTGATGTGGACCTGGGTGCGCGGCGTCACCATCCTGTTCAACAAGACCCGCAAGACCGACGTGCCGCTGATGGAACTCGTCGGCATGCTGGAGAAGAGCCCGCCGCACCACGTCAAGGGCACGGCGGTGTTCCTGACCAGCGATCCGGAGACGGCGCCCGCCGCCCTGCTGCACAACCTGAAGCACAACAAGGTGCTGCACGAGAAGAACGTCGTGCTCACCGTCAAGACCATCGACCTTCCGCGCCTCAACGACGCCGACCGGATCCGCATCGAGCCGATCGGACCGCATTTCTGGCGGGTGGTGATGAAGTTCGGCTACATGGAATCGCCGAACATCCCGAAGGGGCTGGCACTGCTGCGCAAGCAGGGCTTCAAGTTCGACATCATGGCGACGTCGTTCTTCCTGTCCCGCCGCTCCATCCGCCCGGCCGCGCAATCCGGCATGCCGCTCTGGCAGGACCGCATCTTCATCGCGCTCGCCCGCAACGCCAACGACGCCACCGACTTCTTCCAGATCCCGACCGGGCGCGTGGTGGAGGTGGGCACGCAGGTCACGGTGTAG
- a CDS encoding glycosyltransferase, which produces MKLLLAATPLTGHVNPLLAVAQAASERGDEVVVTTSEDFRRKVEEAGFRCRPYADDHGPEYRETALPPGPERGRREFERRFIDGMPRQAELLRSLIAEERPDVVVAGSMFLGVLPLLLDSRKRPPIVTVNVSFLFLDRPDGAPLGPGLPPARDAIERARYAAIKAEVDAAFTDQVRAYTDAVLARSGLPGLPASLTQAILTLPDAVVQLGVPAFEYDFAPLPPQIRFVGALPPPAVSGPRPGWWADLDRARRIVLVTQGTLANADFGELVEPTFQALADRDDVLVVATTGGRPLDAIRFPVPANGRVATFLPFGDLMPRLDALVTNGGYGTVIAALQAGVPVVSAGLTEDKAEVGTRVGWSGVGINLAANRPDPQTLRRSIDAVLDEPGYRARAQAMAEEFARHDTPREILSVIDAVRQMHPAGRRDPNGPSC; this is translated from the coding sequence ATGAAACTGCTGCTGGCAGCCACCCCCCTGACCGGGCACGTCAATCCGCTGCTCGCCGTGGCGCAGGCCGCTTCGGAGCGCGGGGACGAGGTCGTGGTGACGACCTCGGAGGATTTCCGCCGAAAGGTCGAGGAAGCGGGCTTCCGCTGCCGTCCCTACGCGGACGATCACGGGCCCGAATACCGTGAGACCGCCCTGCCGCCCGGTCCGGAGCGTGGCCGCCGGGAGTTCGAGCGCCGGTTCATCGACGGCATGCCCCGGCAGGCCGAGCTGCTGCGCAGCCTGATCGCCGAGGAGCGCCCGGACGTGGTGGTGGCGGGCAGCATGTTCCTCGGCGTGCTGCCGCTCCTCCTCGACAGCCGCAAGCGGCCGCCGATCGTCACCGTGAACGTGAGCTTCCTGTTCCTCGACCGGCCGGATGGCGCACCCCTCGGCCCGGGGCTCCCGCCTGCCCGGGACGCGATCGAGCGGGCGCGCTACGCGGCCATCAAGGCCGAGGTCGATGCCGCCTTCACGGATCAGGTCCGGGCCTACACGGATGCGGTGCTGGCCCGTTCGGGTCTGCCCGGGCTGCCGGCCTCCCTGACGCAGGCGATCCTCACCCTGCCGGACGCCGTGGTGCAGCTCGGCGTCCCGGCTTTCGAATACGATTTCGCGCCGCTGCCGCCGCAGATCCGTTTCGTTGGTGCCTTGCCGCCGCCCGCTGTTTCCGGTCCGCGGCCCGGCTGGTGGGCCGACCTCGACCGCGCCCGCCGCATCGTGCTCGTCACCCAGGGCACCCTCGCGAATGCCGATTTCGGCGAACTCGTGGAGCCGACCTTCCAGGCGCTCGCCGATCGGGACGACGTGCTGGTCGTGGCGACGACCGGCGGCCGGCCTCTCGATGCGATCCGCTTTCCCGTGCCGGCGAATGGCCGGGTCGCGACCTTCCTGCCCTTCGGCGATCTGATGCCCCGGCTCGACGCGCTGGTGACCAACGGGGGCTACGGCACGGTGATCGCGGCGCTCCAGGCCGGGGTGCCGGTGGTGTCGGCCGGGCTCACCGAGGACAAGGCCGAGGTCGGCACGCGCGTCGGATGGTCGGGCGTCGGGATCAACCTCGCCGCGAACCGGCCGGACCCGCAGACCCTGCGCCGCAGCATCGATGCCGTGCTGGACGAGCCCGGCTACCGCGCCCGGGCGCAGGCGATGGCGGAGGAATTCGCCCGGCACGACACGCCGCGCGAGATTCTCTCCGTCATCGACGCCGTCCGCCAGATGCACCCGGCCGGGCGCCGTGATCCCAATGGCCCAAGCTGCTGA